From a single Lolium rigidum isolate FL_2022 chromosome 7, APGP_CSIRO_Lrig_0.1, whole genome shotgun sequence genomic region:
- the LOC124671500 gene encoding glycine, alanine and asparagine-rich protein-like, protein MGAGGGTQCTLLALNILFFTFANATGRPCPPSGGSGGGGSGGGGGGGGGGGGNCGGNCGGGGNGGGGGNGGGGGGGGGGGNCGGNCGGGGNGGGGGNGGGGNGGGGNGGGGNGGGGNGGGGNNNATQCPVDALKLGVCANVLGLLNVTLGSPPVLPCCSLLQGLVDLEAAVCLCTALRLNLLGINLNLPISLSLVLNNCGRNVPSGFQCPN, encoded by the exons ATGGGGGCGGGGGGCGGCACACAG tgtacgCTCCTGGCCCTGAACATTCTCTTCTTCACCTTCGCCAATGCCACCGGACGTCCCTGCCCTCCAAGCGGGGGCAGCGGCGGGGGTGggagtggtggcggtggcggaggagggggagggggaggcggcaaCTGCGGCGGCAACTGTGGTGGCGGCGGGAACGGAGGTGGCGGCGGAAACGGgggtggcggaggagggggcgggggaggcggcAACTGTGGCGGCAACTGTGGTGGCGGCGGCAATGGTGGTGGAGGCGGGAACGGTGGCGGCGGAAATGGTGGTGGCGGAAACGGTGGTGGCGGAAACGGAGGTGGCGGCAATGGCGGCGGCGGGAATAACAACGCTACCCAGTGCCCGGTGGACGCGCTGAAACTGGGCGTCTGCGCGAACGTGCTCGGGCTGCTGAACGTGACTCTGGGGAGTCCGCCTGTGCTGCCGTGCTGCTCGCTGTTACAGGGGCTGGTGGACCTAGAGGCGGCGGTGTGCCTGTGCACGGCGCTCAGGCTCAACCTTCTAGGCATCAACCTGAACCTGCCTATCAGTCTCAGCCTCGTCCTCAACAACTGCGGCAGGAACGTCCCCTCCGGCTTCCAGTGCCCCAACTGA